The Candidatus Endomicrobium procryptotermitis genome has a window encoding:
- the murD gene encoding UDP-N-acetylmuramoyl-L-alanine--D-glutamate ligase, whose product MKKIKQAGVLGIGKSGVAAANLAVKLGYKVFASDSGKEREIKNLDKKVMKEFGGHTDKILTSDFVIKSPGIYPDIEIIKKIKRNKIPIISELEFSLKNSKYKKLIAVTGTNGKTTTTDLLSKIIKAAYKDSIVTGNIGFPLSDKALHTAKNTFITMELSSYQLEDSPSFCPNISILLNITPDHLEHHKTMHKYIAAKKNIFKNQRAGDFSVINFDDKICRKISSEINAKKVFFAKRPLRNGVYFDKGSIVINIGKKKSVIKPKIQIPGTHNVENILAAVAASYCVGMKSSIIEKVISSYKGVKHRIEFVRRINGVDYYNDSKSTNVDSTRVALEAFEGNIFLILGGIDKGAPYIPLKNLIKKRVKKIYLIGEAAEKIKKELAGASFLDCGNIENAVKEIFKTAESGDTVLLSPACASFDQFKNFEERGKFFKKMVKSISE is encoded by the coding sequence GTGAAGAAAATAAAACAGGCCGGCGTTTTGGGTATAGGAAAAAGTGGTGTTGCGGCTGCAAATCTCGCAGTGAAACTTGGTTATAAAGTTTTTGCCAGCGATAGCGGCAAAGAAAGAGAAATAAAAAATCTCGATAAAAAAGTTATGAAAGAGTTTGGTGGGCATACTGATAAAATTCTTACTTCTGATTTTGTCATAAAAAGTCCGGGAATATATCCCGACATTGAAATCATTAAAAAAATTAAAAGAAATAAAATTCCAATTATCAGCGAACTTGAGTTCTCTTTAAAAAATTCAAAATATAAAAAGCTCATCGCGGTAACGGGAACTAACGGAAAAACGACGACTACGGATTTGCTTTCAAAAATAATAAAAGCAGCTTATAAAGATTCAATAGTGACGGGAAACATAGGATTTCCTCTTTCTGATAAAGCTTTGCACACGGCAAAAAATACTTTTATTACGATGGAGCTTTCAAGTTATCAGCTTGAAGATTCTCCTTCTTTCTGTCCAAATATTTCTATTCTGCTTAACATTACCCCCGATCATCTTGAACATCACAAAACCATGCATAAATATATAGCTGCAAAAAAAAACATATTTAAAAATCAGCGGGCAGGAGATTTTTCAGTTATAAATTTTGATGATAAAATATGCAGAAAAATATCTTCCGAAATAAATGCCAAGAAAGTTTTTTTTGCTAAAAGACCCTTAAGAAATGGCGTGTATTTTGATAAAGGTTCGATAGTGATAAATATAGGGAAGAAAAAGTCGGTTATAAAACCAAAAATTCAAATACCAGGGACGCATAATGTCGAAAATATTCTTGCTGCTGTCGCTGCGTCCTACTGCGTCGGAATGAAATCCAGCATAATAGAAAAAGTCATATCTTCGTATAAAGGCGTCAAACACAGGATAGAATTTGTACGCAGAATAAATGGTGTAGATTATTATAATGATTCAAAATCCACAAATGTGGACTCTACCAGAGTCGCTTTGGAAGCTTTTGAAGGAAACATTTTTCTTATTTTGGGAGGCATAGATAAAGGCGCTCCCTACATTCCTTTGAAAAATTTAATAAAAAAAAGAGTGAAAAAAATCTATCTTATAGGTGAAGCCGCAGAAAAAATAAAAAAAGAGTTGGCGGGAGCTTCTTTTTTAGATTGCGGAAATATCGAAAATGCTGTTAAAGAGATTTTTAAAACTGCCGAAAGCGGAGATACGGTTCTTTTGTCTCCGGCATGTGCTTCTTTTGACCAGTTCAAAAATTTCGAAGAGCGCGGTAAATTTTTTAAAAAAATGGTTAAATCAATTAGTGAGTAA
- a CDS encoding porin family protein, whose protein sequence is MKKILFLGLFLFLAQSVFADKQNSLILKFGITPYSIFSQERTFVLFNEQKNSNFSNINIGTVFYLEYYRKINSIFKFGIGYAQQIKRNVKDYDSLGFTLQAFYISPKVSIYKDIYSILQIGVSKIMDFDEDIEEENLGLHYGLGIGYEYKNFIFEFLYASDNEMYKLYLENILVQENRINYQTFNFNIGYKFDFNFPKINRAGKEPKKTKVKEHKQSEKELLREQNELLKKQIELLEQKIN, encoded by the coding sequence ATGAAAAAAATATTATTTTTAGGTTTATTTTTGTTTTTAGCTCAAAGCGTATTTGCCGATAAACAGAATTCGCTCATCTTGAAATTTGGCATAACGCCGTATTCAATATTTTCTCAAGAAAGAACTTTTGTTCTTTTTAATGAACAAAAAAATTCAAATTTCTCAAATATAAACATTGGGACTGTTTTTTATTTGGAATATTACAGGAAAATAAATTCAATTTTTAAGTTTGGAATCGGCTATGCTCAGCAGATAAAAAGAAACGTTAAAGATTATGACAGCTTAGGATTTACGCTGCAAGCATTTTATATTTCGCCTAAAGTGAGTATATATAAAGATATATACTCCATCTTACAAATCGGCGTTAGTAAAATTATGGATTTTGATGAAGATATAGAAGAAGAAAATCTTGGTTTACATTACGGACTCGGGATAGGCTATGAATATAAAAATTTTATTTTTGAGTTTTTATATGCTTCTGATAATGAAATGTATAAACTATACTTGGAGAATATTCTTGTACAAGAAAACCGCATAAATTACCAAACTTTCAACTTTAACATAGGATACAAATTTGATTTTAATTTTCCAAAGATAAATAGAGCAGGCAAAGAGCCAAAAAAAACAAAAGTAAAAGAACACAAACAAAGCGAAAAAGAACTTTTGAGAGAACAAAACGAATTGCTGAAAAAACAAATAGAATTGTTGGAACAAAAAATCAATTAA
- the ftsW gene encoding putative lipid II flippase FtsW: MFNVDFKKYDYSLMFIIAIAVVFGAMMVFSSSVIMADVRWSSPYMFFLKQMIWVIVGFISMMITTFFIDYKFYRKYSKILYIIALTAVIAVLIFGVTRSGARRWFSLGFATIQPSEIAKIAMVIIIAEFIERKKDLIGEWKGLIAPIVFLLFIIIPIALEPDLGAPVLIAGVCFAMLFCAGIKLQTVFVMAGAGILLMTAEILRKPYRLIRMRDYFDSIINIDASSYQVKQSLYALGSGGFFGKGLGKSEMKLMYLPEAHTDFIFPIVGEELGFIGAAGVISFYIYIFFKGIEISKNAPDKFTEYLALGITFLIVFQALINLSVATGIFPAKGLSLPFISFGGTSLIINMAAAGILINLSQYKRY; encoded by the coding sequence ATGTTCAACGTAGATTTTAAAAAATATGATTATTCTTTAATGTTTATCATTGCTATCGCTGTGGTTTTCGGCGCAATGATGGTATTTTCTTCGAGCGTTATCATGGCAGACGTAAGATGGTCAAGCCCTTATATGTTTTTTTTAAAACAGATGATTTGGGTAATAGTAGGTTTTATTTCCATGATGATAACAACTTTTTTTATCGACTATAAATTCTATCGTAAATATTCCAAAATTTTGTATATAATCGCTTTAACGGCGGTTATAGCGGTTTTAATATTTGGCGTGACAAGAAGCGGTGCAAGAAGATGGTTTAGCTTAGGTTTTGCTACGATTCAACCTTCTGAAATAGCTAAAATTGCAATGGTAATAATTATCGCGGAATTTATAGAAAGAAAGAAGGATTTAATAGGAGAATGGAAAGGATTAATAGCGCCTATAGTCTTTTTGCTTTTTATTATAATCCCGATAGCCTTAGAACCTGATTTGGGCGCTCCTGTATTAATTGCCGGAGTTTGTTTTGCAATGTTATTTTGTGCCGGAATAAAATTGCAGACCGTATTTGTAATGGCCGGTGCGGGCATCCTTTTAATGACGGCAGAAATTTTAAGAAAACCGTACAGACTTATAAGAATGCGCGATTATTTTGATTCCATAATTAATATTGACGCTTCGTCTTATCAGGTAAAACAATCGCTGTACGCTTTGGGTTCTGGCGGTTTTTTCGGTAAAGGACTTGGCAAAAGTGAAATGAAACTCATGTATCTTCCCGAAGCACATACGGATTTTATTTTTCCGATAGTAGGAGAAGAACTCGGATTTATCGGCGCTGCGGGTGTTATATCTTTTTATATATATATTTTTTTTAAAGGTATTGAAATAAGCAAAAACGCTCCGGATAAATTTACAGAATATCTTGCTCTGGGAATAACGTTTTTGATAGTGTTTCAGGCTTTGATAAATTTATCAGTTGCTACGGGCATATTTCCCGCGAAAGGGCTGTCTTTGCCTTTTATATCTTTCGGTGGAACTTCGCTGATAATAAATATGGCTGCCGCAGGAATACTTATAAATTTATCACAATATAAAAGGTATTGA
- the surE gene encoding 5'/3'-nucleotidase SurE produces the protein MDTILISNDDGVKAPGLQPLMKELSKIGKIYVVVPKNQMSGSGHSITLAKFKKAEKIKKNFYTVKGGTPADCIKYALYSFLKNKVDLVVSGINTCPNLGQDVIYSGTVGAAREGALKGIPSMAVSAVEMYAQDYESSAAAVREIAEKILKRKEYFKNICLNINIPRNYKGVKIVPLGLRAYDENVETHVDKEGNFTYKLSGRYVSGGKNRGTDIDMVEQGYISVTPLMLDQTDYNLVKKVKL, from the coding sequence ATGGATACTATTTTAATTTCTAACGATGACGGCGTTAAAGCTCCCGGACTTCAACCGCTGATGAAAGAATTGTCTAAGATAGGAAAAATTTATGTAGTTGTTCCCAAGAATCAGATGTCAGGTTCGGGGCATTCCATAACGCTTGCAAAATTTAAAAAAGCCGAAAAAATAAAAAAAAATTTTTACACTGTTAAAGGTGGAACTCCAGCGGATTGCATAAAATACGCACTCTACTCTTTTTTAAAAAATAAAGTAGACCTCGTAGTTTCGGGAATAAATACATGTCCCAATCTTGGACAGGACGTTATATATTCTGGAACGGTCGGCGCGGCAAGAGAAGGCGCTTTAAAAGGGATACCTTCGATGGCTGTTTCTGCGGTGGAAATGTACGCTCAGGATTATGAAAGTTCAGCTGCCGCTGTAAGAGAAATAGCAGAGAAAATTTTAAAAAGAAAAGAATATTTTAAAAATATCTGCCTCAATATTAACATACCTAGAAATTATAAAGGTGTTAAAATCGTGCCGTTAGGTCTGAGAGCTTATGATGAAAACGTAGAAACTCACGTTGACAAGGAAGGAAACTTCACTTATAAACTTTCAGGCAGATACGTTTCTGGAGGAAAAAACAGAGGAACGGATATAGATATGGTAGAACAAGGTTACATATCGGTAACTCCGCTTATGCTTGACCAGACGGATTATAATCTTGTCAAAAAAGTAAAACTTTGA
- the mraY gene encoding phospho-N-acetylmuramoyl-pentapeptide-transferase produces the protein MLYHIFYGLSEYFSPFNVFQYITFRAGGAVLTSLVICLLAGPFVINKLRNLKVAQTVRSDVPFTHHSKNGTPTMGGLLILISIAVSALLWARLDNRFIIWLISGTLWLGFIGFWDDYIKLKRKDPRGLSAKGKLFGQTVFAVSFAAYLSFFPANPDYLTAVNIPFLKNVFVDFSFFYFVFVMIIVVGSSNAVNLTDGLDGLASGCIVIAAFTLALFAYFAGHFKIAGYLKIVSVPGAGEITVFLLAVVGAGLGFLWYNSHPAEVFMGDTGSLFLGGVLGMTAVSIKQELILVLIGGVFVVEALSVLIQVSVYKRTKKRIFKMAPLHHHFEMLGLSETKVTIRFWIIAIILAILSFASLKLR, from the coding sequence GTGCTGTATCATATTTTTTATGGTTTAAGCGAATATTTCAGCCCGTTTAACGTTTTTCAATATATTACATTCAGAGCAGGAGGTGCGGTTTTGACAAGCCTTGTCATCTGCCTTTTGGCAGGGCCTTTTGTCATCAATAAATTGAGAAATCTGAAAGTGGCACAAACCGTAAGAAGTGACGTTCCTTTTACTCATCATTCAAAAAATGGCACTCCCACTATGGGAGGCCTTTTAATTTTAATATCCATAGCTGTTTCCGCTCTGCTTTGGGCGCGGCTCGACAATAGATTTATAATATGGCTTATTTCTGGTACGCTTTGGCTGGGCTTTATAGGTTTTTGGGATGACTATATAAAACTGAAAAGAAAAGACCCGCGAGGACTTTCCGCCAAAGGAAAACTTTTTGGTCAAACGGTTTTTGCAGTTTCTTTTGCCGCATACTTGAGTTTTTTTCCGGCCAATCCTGATTATTTGACGGCGGTAAATATTCCATTTCTTAAAAATGTTTTTGTTGATTTTTCATTTTTTTACTTCGTATTTGTGATGATAATAGTCGTGGGTAGCTCGAACGCCGTTAATTTGACCGATGGTCTGGACGGTCTTGCCTCTGGATGCATAGTCATAGCCGCTTTTACTTTGGCTTTGTTTGCGTATTTTGCAGGACATTTTAAGATAGCGGGCTATTTGAAAATAGTTTCTGTTCCTGGCGCCGGTGAAATTACTGTTTTTCTTCTTGCCGTTGTCGGAGCTGGATTGGGCTTTTTATGGTATAATTCGCATCCAGCTGAAGTTTTTATGGGAGATACCGGCAGTTTGTTTCTGGGCGGGGTGCTCGGAATGACTGCTGTGTCAATAAAACAGGAATTGATTTTAGTGCTTATAGGAGGAGTTTTTGTCGTTGAAGCCCTTTCCGTGCTGATACAGGTATCGGTTTATAAAAGGACAAAGAAAAGAATTTTTAAAATGGCGCCGCTTCATCATCATTTTGAAATGCTCGGCTTGTCAGAAACAAAAGTTACGATAAGGTTTTGGATAATAGCTATAATACTTGCAATACTTTCATTTGCATCGCTGAAGCTGAGGTAA
- the murG gene encoding undecaprenyldiphospho-muramoylpentapeptide beta-N-acetylglucosaminyltransferase: MKNKNIIIAASGTGGHIYPGIALAQELKEKKYNPVFFVSNNETSGEIIKNSGFDYVSFNLFGMPRKISFSFAVFFIKLIFAFLKALKNMFKLNPIAVIGVGGYISAPAVIAAKIYGKKTFIHEQNTIPGIANKFLNRFAGKTFISFRDSEKYFKNKKSIIFTGYPVRKEILAVERESCCNALNLDKNMFTLMIFGGSLGALKLNKIAFKAIKIISEKMDIQVIHITGKKGFEEINQKIRKSANYRVFDYMHNIAQAYAASDAVICRAGAGTVFELTFLKKPAILVPYPYAADNHQYYNAKEAARNGMMTIIEEKDLTAENLAGTVENIKRRLKPNIKNSVSKFPQEIMAEEIINGIS, encoded by the coding sequence ATGAAAAATAAAAATATTATTATAGCCGCAAGTGGCACGGGAGGACACATATATCCAGGTATAGCTTTGGCGCAGGAACTGAAAGAAAAAAAATATAATCCAGTTTTTTTTGTGAGCAATAACGAAACTTCTGGAGAGATAATAAAAAACAGCGGTTTTGACTATGTATCATTTAATCTTTTTGGCATGCCAAGAAAAATTTCTTTTTCTTTTGCTGTCTTTTTTATCAAATTGATTTTTGCTTTTTTAAAAGCTTTAAAGAATATGTTTAAACTGAATCCCATTGCGGTTATAGGTGTGGGAGGTTATATTTCAGCGCCTGCCGTCATTGCCGCAAAAATATACGGAAAGAAAACTTTTATACATGAGCAAAATACGATTCCGGGAATAGCAAATAAGTTTTTAAACAGATTTGCCGGCAAAACGTTTATAAGCTTCAGAGACAGTGAAAAATATTTTAAAAATAAAAAAAGTATTATTTTTACCGGTTACCCCGTGAGAAAAGAGATATTGGCAGTTGAAAGAGAGTCCTGCTGTAACGCTCTTAATTTAGACAAAAATATGTTTACTCTTATGATTTTTGGCGGAAGTCTCGGCGCCTTAAAACTTAACAAAATAGCTTTTAAAGCCATAAAAATAATTTCAGAAAAAATGGATATTCAGGTTATACATATAACCGGGAAAAAGGGCTTTGAAGAGATAAATCAGAAAATCAGAAAATCGGCAAATTACCGCGTTTTTGATTATATGCATAATATAGCCCAAGCTTATGCCGCTTCCGATGCGGTTATATGCAGAGCTGGAGCTGGAACAGTTTTTGAATTGACATTTCTTAAAAAGCCTGCAATTTTGGTTCCATATCCATACGCTGCGGACAATCATCAGTATTATAATGCAAAAGAAGCAGCAAGAAACGGCATGATGACGATTATTGAGGAAAAAGATTTAACCGCCGAAAATCTTGCCGGTACAGTTGAAAATATAAAAAGGAGGTTGAAGCCAAATATAAAAAATTCCGTATCTAAATTTCCTCAAGAAATAATGGCGGAAGAGATAATAAATGGCATAAGTTAA
- the uvrB gene encoding excinuclease ABC subunit UvrB produces MENKFKLVSKFKPSGDQPQAINELCRGYNAGVDMQVLLGVTGSGKTFVMANVIEKLQIPTLIISPNKILAAQTYAEFKSFFPNNVVEYFISYYDYYQPEAYIPSSDTYIEKDSSINDHIDRLRLKATTSLLERQDVIVVASVSCIYNLGSPSDYRNMCVEIAAGVEISIHRILNELVSIHYERNEVEFIRGRFRVKGDTVEIFPAYLETAVRIEFYGDFVENIKEFNPLTGEILHKKDRAYIYPAKHFVTTGPKLVTALKTIKSELDERLAVLNSQKKLLEAQRLEQRTKYDMEMLAETGFCHGVENYSRHLAGNPSGTRPTTLIDYFYEANDDFLIIADESHISLPQIRGMYEGDRSRKQTLVDFGFRLPSALDNRPLKFYEFEKLIKKSMMVSATPGTYELEKSKKHIVDLIIRPTGLIDPEVIVRPIEGQIRDMMNEIQKRVEKKQRTLITTLTKKMSEDLAAYLKEKGFKVEYLHSEIETLDRIEILKNLRLGKFDVLVGINLLREGLDLPEVSLVVVLDADKEGFLRSEPTLIQICGRSARNVDGTVIFYADNMTGSMQRALKEMSRRRKKQIEYNKNNKITPKSIIKAVHELDEFKNISRAEGVTSLIAETQAEYISSGNIDGVIKDIEERMKEVADSLDFETAALLRDKMLELKSMRADKGRGRVRRQKCGR; encoded by the coding sequence ATGGAAAACAAATTTAAACTTGTTTCAAAATTCAAGCCGTCCGGCGATCAGCCGCAGGCAATTAATGAACTATGCCGCGGCTATAATGCCGGCGTTGACATGCAGGTTCTGCTTGGGGTTACAGGTTCTGGCAAGACTTTTGTCATGGCCAATGTCATAGAAAAACTGCAAATTCCTACTTTGATAATTTCACCTAACAAGATACTTGCCGCGCAGACATACGCCGAGTTCAAGTCTTTTTTTCCGAATAATGTGGTCGAATATTTTATATCATATTACGATTATTATCAGCCGGAAGCTTATATTCCTTCAAGCGATACTTATATAGAAAAAGATTCTTCAATAAATGATCATATTGACAGACTTCGTCTTAAAGCTACTACCTCTCTTCTTGAAAGACAAGACGTTATCGTCGTAGCTTCAGTTTCATGTATATACAATCTCGGTTCGCCTTCGGATTACCGCAATATGTGCGTTGAGATTGCCGCTGGAGTCGAAATATCAATACATCGGATATTAAACGAACTTGTATCCATTCATTACGAAAGAAACGAAGTCGAATTTATACGCGGCAGGTTCAGAGTTAAAGGTGACACAGTTGAAATTTTTCCAGCCTATCTTGAAACTGCGGTAAGAATAGAATTTTATGGCGATTTTGTTGAAAACATAAAAGAGTTTAATCCTTTGACCGGCGAAATTTTACATAAAAAAGACAGAGCTTATATTTATCCTGCAAAACATTTTGTGACCACAGGACCAAAACTTGTAACCGCTTTGAAGACAATAAAATCAGAACTTGATGAAAGGCTTGCAGTGCTTAACTCTCAAAAAAAACTACTTGAAGCGCAAAGGCTTGAACAAAGAACAAAATACGATATGGAAATGCTTGCCGAAACAGGATTTTGTCATGGCGTTGAAAATTATTCAAGACATCTTGCCGGAAATCCTTCGGGTACAAGACCAACTACTCTAATCGATTATTTTTATGAAGCGAATGATGATTTTTTAATAATAGCCGATGAATCACATATATCGCTTCCACAGATTCGCGGCATGTATGAAGGCGACAGGAGCAGAAAACAGACTCTTGTGGATTTCGGGTTCAGGCTCCCTTCTGCTTTAGATAACAGACCTTTAAAATTTTATGAATTTGAGAAACTTATAAAAAAATCCATGATGGTTTCAGCGACACCAGGAACTTATGAGCTGGAAAAAAGCAAAAAGCATATAGTAGATCTTATAATACGTCCAACAGGACTTATTGACCCGGAAGTTATAGTCCGCCCTATCGAAGGACAGATTCGCGATATGATGAATGAAATTCAAAAACGCGTTGAAAAAAAGCAAAGAACGCTTATTACGACGCTTACCAAGAAAATGTCTGAAGATTTGGCTGCTTATTTAAAAGAAAAAGGATTTAAAGTGGAGTATCTTCATTCTGAAATAGAAACTTTGGACAGAATCGAAATATTGAAAAATTTAAGGCTTGGAAAATTTGACGTGCTTGTCGGAATCAATCTCCTAAGGGAAGGACTTGACCTGCCTGAAGTTTCTCTTGTGGTAGTACTTGATGCGGATAAAGAAGGTTTTCTTCGTTCTGAGCCGACGCTCATACAAATATGTGGAAGGTCAGCAAGAAATGTTGACGGTACAGTAATATTTTACGCCGATAATATGACTGGCTCAATGCAAAGAGCACTGAAAGAAATGAGCAGGCGCAGAAAAAAGCAGATAGAATATAACAAAAATAATAAAATAACGCCAAAATCGATTATTAAAGCTGTCCATGAACTTGACGAGTTCAAAAATATTTCAAGGGCGGAAGGTGTAACAAGCCTAATAGCTGAAACTCAGGCTGAATACATATCTTCTGGAAATATTGACGGGGTAATAAAAGATATTGAAGAAAGGATGAAAGAAGTCGCCGACAGTCTTGATTTTGAAACTGCCGCATTACTGCGTGACAAAATGCTTGAACTCAAATCCATGCGTGCAGATAAAGGCAGAGGCAGGGTAAGAAGGCAGAAATGTGGAAGATGA
- a CDS encoding DUF3168 domain-containing protein translates to MSLGIKLYNYLLQDMEITDLVSNRIYPLAAPGEAQKPYLAFRIVSDSSEYTLEGDSIQGRKQIQISVVFEDYAQANNIAVVLEQEMSKWTASETDIRIITKTGYAEIYEETTEIKRINLDFEVFAKN, encoded by the coding sequence ATGTCTTTGGGAATTAAGCTTTATAATTATTTATTGCAGGACATGGAAATAACTGATTTAGTCTCAAACCGCATTTATCCTCTTGCTGCTCCTGGCGAAGCACAAAAACCTTATTTGGCTTTCCGCATAGTTTCAGATTCTTCTGAATATACTCTTGAAGGCGATTCCATACAGGGACGCAAACAAATCCAAATCAGCGTAGTATTTGAAGACTATGCGCAGGCAAATAATATTGCCGTCGTTTTAGAACAGGAAATGTCAAAATGGACTGCTTCCGAAACGGACATACGAATAATAACAAAAACCGGATATGCGGAAATATATGAAGAAACGACGGAAATTAAACGTATAAATTTAGATTTTGAAGTATTTGCAAAAAACTAA
- a CDS encoding UDP-N-acetylmuramoyl-tripeptide--D-alanyl-D-alanine ligase — translation MESFYLKDFIKAVNGKFLLGDPNLLIKSVSIDSRTIKKGQFYFALKGKNFDGHDFIKECIEREAGGIVYSKDDIDLTKSFPLFPSIIKVNDTLIALGELAKAYVKRCKKAKVIGITGSNGKTTTKEILVSILKRRGKTICNKGNFNNRVGLPLSALNLQMDTEYAVFEMGTSLSGEIKILSDIISPDVAVITNIGYSHLKTFGSPIGVFKEKRALLDSVCADGFIVLNADDEILKNVSQKMYSKVITFGFYGGADVYAHNITLWLDKPKFELYINGVSISVTMPLKGRFNIANALAASAVAGGLGFSAEEIKDGIEAFVPPPMRMETVKTKSGVILINDAYNANPSSVKEALQSVCESYPDSDINLVFGDMLELGEKAEVYHGELGSFIDGLHKIHNIYLLGELSKGMKNSINKKPSYHVENKKELLELLEKNSNTAKTVYLFKGSRSMKLEEVYESFKMKLD, via the coding sequence ATGGAGTCATTTTATCTTAAGGATTTTATTAAAGCCGTAAACGGAAAGTTTTTATTAGGCGATCCAAATCTTCTCATAAAAAGCGTTTCGATAGATTCCAGAACCATTAAAAAAGGACAATTTTATTTTGCCTTAAAAGGTAAAAATTTTGATGGACATGATTTTATCAAAGAATGCATTGAAAGAGAAGCAGGAGGAATCGTATATTCTAAAGATGACATAGACTTGACTAAATCTTTTCCACTCTTTCCTTCAATAATAAAAGTCAATGACACTCTTATCGCTTTGGGAGAGCTTGCAAAAGCGTATGTAAAACGCTGCAAAAAAGCAAAAGTCATAGGCATAACGGGTTCAAACGGCAAGACGACGACTAAAGAAATATTGGTTTCGATACTGAAAAGAAGGGGTAAAACAATTTGCAATAAAGGAAATTTTAACAATAGAGTAGGACTGCCTCTCTCCGCACTGAATCTTCAAATGGATACCGAATACGCCGTATTTGAAATGGGAACATCGCTTAGTGGAGAAATCAAAATTCTTTCGGATATAATATCTCCAGACGTGGCCGTAATTACGAACATCGGTTATTCTCATTTGAAAACTTTTGGTTCGCCTATAGGCGTTTTCAAGGAGAAAAGAGCATTACTCGACAGTGTTTGCGCTGATGGCTTCATAGTTTTAAATGCCGATGATGAAATACTGAAAAATGTTTCTCAGAAAATGTATTCTAAAGTTATAACTTTTGGATTTTATGGCGGAGCTGATGTTTACGCGCACAATATAACTTTATGGTTGGATAAACCTAAATTTGAGCTTTATATAAACGGTGTCTCGATTTCTGTGACGATGCCGCTAAAAGGCAGATTTAATATCGCCAACGCTCTTGCCGCTTCCGCAGTTGCGGGAGGATTGGGTTTTTCTGCGGAAGAAATTAAAGATGGAATAGAAGCTTTCGTTCCTCCACCAATGCGGATGGAAACTGTAAAAACCAAATCCGGAGTTATTCTTATAAACGATGCATATAATGCGAATCCTTCATCGGTAAAAGAAGCACTGCAGAGTGTATGTGAATCTTATCCGGACAGCGATATTAATCTTGTTTTTGGTGATATGCTTGAACTGGGGGAAAAAGCCGAAGTTTATCATGGCGAACTCGGAAGTTTTATAGATGGACTGCATAAGATACACAATATTTATCTGCTTGGAGAATTAAGCAAAGGCATGAAAAATTCTATAAATAAAAAACCATCATACCATGTGGAGAACAAGAAAGAACTTTTGGAGCTTTTGGAGAAAAACAGTAATACTGCAAAAACTGTTTATCTTTTTAAAGGTTCGCGCAGTATGAAACTTGAAGAAGTTTATGAATCTTTTAAGATGAAATTGGATTAG